From the genome of Thermosynechococcus sp. NK55a:
TTGGGCACGGCCTTGGCTGGGAATTGGTCCCGGCAATGTGGCGTTCAACCAAATCTATCCCCTGTATCAAGTGAACGTCCGCTTCACAGCCTTGGGAGCCTATTCAATTTTTCTGGAAATTCTTGTGGAAGTTGGTTTCATTGGCTTTGGTGTCTTTCTCTGGTTATTGGCGGTGCTAGGCGATCGCGCCCGCCGTTGCTTTAAGGAGTTACAGGCAACAGCAAGCCCTCAGGGATTCTGGTTGATGGGCGCGATAGCAGCAATGATTGGCATGCTGACCCATGGGCTGGTGGATACGATTTGGTTCCGCCCAGAGGTGGCAACCCTGTGGTGGCTGATGGTGGCGATTGTGGCTAGCTTTACACCCTTAGAGAGCGGTACAGCAAACGGAACTTTTAACAATCGCGATCCTGAGCCATCAAGGTAGGTATGGACTGGCGATCGCTAGGGTGATCCTGCCAGCCACAGTGGGAACAGTAACATTGACCTATCTTGAGCTGGGAGTGATGGATGGGTTGCCGGCAGGCGGGGCAACGGCCGGTGAAGTAGGGGTGGCGCATCAGCATCCGAATCTGCTCAACAGGGGAAAGATGACCAATCAGTTGCTCAAGACTGTTGGCAGGACTCTCTAGGGAAAACATCAGGGAATCCTAAAGAAACGTTCGTGCGGGTTGACAAAATCTCTTTTTTTCCAGTCTGAGGGCGATCGCTGGCAAGGGGAACCGTAGAAATACGGAGATCTCCCCCCTCCAGCCTGTGGAAAACTCCGAAAAGCCTGTGGAAAATTCTGGGGAAAACCTGTGGAAAACCTCGGAAAAACTTTGAGAAACTGTGGAAATCTTTTTATTCTTTTTCCACCAAGATAATAGCCTGTGGAAAAACCCCCTACTTTTTCCACAAGTTTTCCACAGAGGGTAAGTGGCTCAAACCCGCTTGTAGAGAGCATTTCCGAAAAGTTTTCCACATTTCCACAGGCCCTACTACTACTATAAGAATTATTTAAATAATTTAGTAGTAGTAGATCTTAGATCCTAGATCTTAAACGGAATAAAATTTCCACAGAGAAAAATAAAGATGTGATGGAGGTAACTTGGGGTTAGTTTGAAGGCGGGTTAGAGTTTGAGGAAATCATTGGTTGAGAGGATGGGGGGAGACTGAGAAACATGAGAAAACCAAGAGCGAGTAGTTGAGATGGCTAGAGGATCGGAACTTGTCAGCACTTGGGGAAAACGTTGGGGAATTTGGGGAAAACCTCAAAAAACTCTCACTTTAGGTTCAAAACGCCCTAATGAGGATCTGTTTGCGCCGCGAAAAAATTTTTTGGCCTGAGAATGGTCCAGAAGCCCCTAGAAGGGGGGCGATCGCCCCCGTGAGTAGGTTTCATCGTTGAACACATTCGACTGCCCATAGAGGCGATTTTAGGAGGGGTTGTTGAGAAAACCTTGGGGCAGCCGTTTACCGATAGGATAGTCCAAGCAGCTATCGTCCTCAAACTTGCCATGACACGCATTGTTACCCTCCTAGGAGGAACCCCAGAACAACAAACAGCGCTGGGTCTGGCCATTGCCCAGTGGTTTGCTGGTCAACAGCAGCAAACGTTACTAGCGGTGCCGAGTCCAGCCACTTCCTTGCAATTCCTGATCGGCAGTTCAGAGCAGGTAATTGGTTGGCAACCCAAATTGCTATCCGAGAGATTGGCGATCGCGGAGCTGCTGGCCACTGAAAGTCTTAACGCGGCATGGCAAGAACTCAACCGTTTAGTAGAACCCTATTTGCCCCAAGAGCTGGTGGGTAAAGTTTATGCGGCGGAATTGGTGATCTTGCCGGGGATGGACACCTTACTCACATTGAATGCCCTGCGTGTGCACTACAGCAGCGGCGAGTACGATGTGATCGTCTATGCTGGGGGCAACAGTCAGGATACACTGCGGCTGATTGGTTTGCCCCAAGGGTTAGCGTGGTACTATCGACGATTTCAACGTTTGTTGGATCAACTGGATCTGAACGCGATCGCGAACGCTATTGGCGGACCGATCGCCAGCGCAATTATGGCTGCCAACATTGACACGCAAAAAGTTCGAGAGCGCTTTGCTGAGGCGAAAGAGTGGGTCGATCGCGGGGTGAAAATTGCCGCAGATCCTCAGCGCCTATCCGTGTATCTGCTCACGGATACCACAGCGATCTCAACCGCACAAACCCAATGGTTATGGGGCAGTGCCCAACAGGTGAATGTGCCTATTTCTGAGGTCTTTTGCATGGGGGAACCCACACCAGAAGTCAGCCGCACGTTTGCACCGCTACGCATTTCAGCTCTTCCTAAAGACTGGAGCAACTGGCAACGTCTTGTTTCCTATCTTCCGGACTTGAATCAGCTAGGAGTGGCACCGGCTCCCCATGAGTTTGATGAGACGCAGCAACAGGTACGCATTTTCCTACCAGGATTTCGCAAAGAGCAGGTGAAACTTAGCGAGTTTAGTGGGGAACTGACGGTGGAAGCTGGCGATCAGCGACGCCACATTGAACTGCCCCCTAGCCTCAAGGGCAAACCCGTTCGCGGGGGTAAATTTGAAGCCCCCTACTTGATCGTCAGTTTCTAAGGCTTGCTAAGGTTCAAGGCGCAGACGCACGGAGTCGCGGTGGGAAATCAGGCCTTCCGTTTCAGCGAGAGTCATGACTGCTCCCCCCTGTTTGCGTAAGGCAGCAGGGGTGTATTGAATAATACTGGAGTGTTTCAAGAAGGTTTCTACGCCCAAGGCAGAAGCATAGCGGGCAGCACCAGAAGTAGGCAGAGTGTGATTCGGGCCCGCCAGATAGTCGCCAACCGCTTCAGGGGTAGAATAGCCCAGGAAAATGGCACCAGCATGGCGCACCTGATCGACAAGGCTCCAAGGGTCTTCAACTTCCAGTTCTAGATGCTCTGGAGCAAAGCTATTGGACAGCTCGATTGCCTGTTCGAGGGTTTCAACAATACCAATGAGGCCGTAGTGGGCGATCGCCTTCTCAGTGAGGACACGGCGGGGATGGTCAGCCAACTGTTCATTCACGGCTGTTACAACTGCATTGGCAAGGGAAAGACTCGGTGTAAGCAAAATGGCCGCTGCAAGGGGATCATGTTCCGCTTGAGCCAGCAGATCAGCCGCAATCTGAGTAGGATGGGCTGCCTCATCAGCAATGATTAAGACCTCTGAGGGCCCTGCAAGGGAGTCAATGCCAACGCGGCCATAGACCTGCTTTTTGGCAAGCATCACATACAGGTTTCCCGGCCCAGTGATGACGTCCACCCGGGGAATTGTTTCTGTGCCATAGGCAAGGGCGGCAATGGCTTGGGCGCCACCCACGCGATAAATCTCTTGAATTCCGGCTTCTTGGGCGGCAACAAGAACCGCAGGGTTAATGCCTTTGCCTTGACCGGGGGGCGTGACCATGACAATCCGCTGCACACCGGCCACCTGAGCGGGAATGGCATTCATTAAAACCGTACTCGGATAGGCCGCCCGTCCTCCCGGCACATAAAGTCCGGCAGCATCAACGGCAGTGTAGCGTTTGCCTAGGATAACGCCATCCTCGCCAAATTGCACCCAACTTTTAGGCACTCGCTGGCGGTGAAAGGCTTCAATTTGTTGCTTGGCGAGGCGAATTGCATCTAGGAGTTCTTTGGACACCTGTTGGTAAGCGGCATCCAGTTCATCCCCTTTCACCCGTAATGTTTCGGGGGTGAGGTCAATGTGATCAAACTGGGCGGTGTACTCAATCAGGGCGCGATCGCCTTCCTTGGCCACACGGCGCAAAATTGCCTCAACGGTAGCCTGTTGTTCGCTCATCTCCCCGCTATCGGTGCGATCGCAAATGCGGCGTAGTTCAGCGCGTAGGTCTGTTAACTGGGTAATGATCCGCAACATGGTCGTTCACGTAGGCGAGGCAGAGAGTAGGGTCAAGGTTAAAAAACCTTAATCAACCCTATCAATAGCTTACAGTGATTTTCCAATTACGGGGGCGGGCTTAGGCTGACCAACAACGGCTGCTTGGAGCAAGATCACGATTCACAATACTGCCCCTTCAGAGTTCGCACCAGGTGGCCGAGGCAGCTAATTCTCATCCAGGGCTTGTTCAAGGGTAAATTCGGGGGCTTCAGGAATCGAATGGGGATTCATCCCAGGGGTGCTGAGAAAGAGTTTTCTGCCATTGCGATATTGTTTGATGAAAACTTCCGGCAAAAAAGATATCAGGATAGAGCTGGCTTTGAGTATTTCCTGAATGAGCAATCCAAAATTCAATTCGTCTCAATTCGTCACTTCTGGTTGCCAACCTCGCAGCCAGTATTCCCGTTTTGTATCCCAGTATAGAATTTTGAGGGGTGCTCACAAAGTTGCATGAAATAGCTAGCGTCGCCGATTTTGCACTGCCTAAGCTCTCAATCTCTTCAATTCAATTTTCCACATCATATCTCTTTTCTTTAGTTGATTAGTTTTTAGTTGATTAGTTCAGCAACGGTTTCATTGAGCCCAAGACAATCGTCGGTCCCATAAAGAAGTTGAGTCTTAAGACGAGGTGTCATAGGGACTAGATAACAATGGCAACTGG
Proteins encoded in this window:
- a CDS encoding ArsA-related P-loop ATPase yields the protein MTRIVTLLGGTPEQQTALGLAIAQWFAGQQQQTLLAVPSPATSLQFLIGSSEQVIGWQPKLLSERLAIAELLATESLNAAWQELNRLVEPYLPQELVGKVYAAELVILPGMDTLLTLNALRVHYSSGEYDVIVYAGGNSQDTLRLIGLPQGLAWYYRRFQRLLDQLDLNAIANAIGGPIASAIMAANIDTQKVRERFAEAKEWVDRGVKIAADPQRLSVYLLTDTTAISTAQTQWLWGSAQQVNVPISEVFCMGEPTPEVSRTFAPLRISALPKDWSNWQRLVSYLPDLNQLGVAPAPHEFDETQQQVRIFLPGFRKEQVKLSEFSGELTVEAGDQRRHIELPPSLKGKPVRGGKFEAPYLIVSF
- the hisD gene encoding histidinol dehydrogenase, with translation MLRIITQLTDLRAELRRICDRTDSGEMSEQQATVEAILRRVAKEGDRALIEYTAQFDHIDLTPETLRVKGDELDAAYQQVSKELLDAIRLAKQQIEAFHRQRVPKSWVQFGEDGVILGKRYTAVDAAGLYVPGGRAAYPSTVLMNAIPAQVAGVQRIVMVTPPGQGKGINPAVLVAAQEAGIQEIYRVGGAQAIAALAYGTETIPRVDVITGPGNLYVMLAKKQVYGRVGIDSLAGPSEVLIIADEAAHPTQIAADLLAQAEHDPLAAAILLTPSLSLANAVVTAVNEQLADHPRRVLTEKAIAHYGLIGIVETLEQAIELSNSFAPEHLELEVEDPWSLVDQVRHAGAIFLGYSTPEAVGDYLAGPNHTLPTSGAARYASALGVETFLKHSSIIQYTPAALRKQGGAVMTLAETEGLISHRDSVRLRLEP
- a CDS encoding DUF29 family protein, translating into MNFGLLIQEILKASSILISFLPEVFIKQYRNGRKLFLSTPGMNPHSIPEAPEFTLEQALDEN